CCTTATTTTTAGTTATTTTTACAACAGTTTCATTTCCTATTGCTTCATCTCCTTGTTTAACACTTCCCACTCTTTTTACTTCCATTCTTACAGAGGCATAGAATTTAAGTGCTTTTCCTCCAGTAGTAGTAGTTTGAGGTCCAAAACCAAATCCACCTATTTTATCTCTTATCTGGTTTATAAATATCATAGTTGTTTTTGATTTATTTAAAGTTGCAGTAAGTTTTCTTAAAGCTTTTGACATAAGTCTAGCTTGTAATCCCATCTGTTGATCTGACATCTCTCCATCTATTTCTGCTTTTGGAACTAAAGCTGCTACAGAGTCAACTACAACAAGATCCACTGCTCCTGAACGAACTAACATATCTGCAATCTCTAAAGCTTGTTCTCCATAATCTGGTTGAGATATTAAAAGTTCATCTACATCTACCCCTAAAGCTTTAGCATAAACTGGATCTAAGGCATGTTCAGCATCTATAAAAGCTACTATTCCACCTGTTTTTTGTGCCTCTGCTGCTATATGAAGAGCTATAGTTGTTTTTCCTGAGCTTTCAGCTCCATATATCTCTACAATTCTTCCTCTTGGAACTCCTCCCTGTCCTAATGCTAAATCTAGGTTAATACTTCCTGTAGATATAGTCTCTACTGCCATACTTTGATTAGAACCTAATTTCATTATAGATCCTTCACCAAAATCCTTTTTTATCTGCTTCATTGCCATTTCTAAGGCTTTTTCTTTTTCATTAATTTCATTTTCTTTAGCTTTTGCCATATTATTCCTCCCAATTTATCTTTTTATCTATAATCTCCAAAATATTTTCCGCTTTTATACTCTTCATACACTTAAAATGTTTTTTAGGACATACTTTATCTCCATGTAAACTACATGGTGAACACTCTACTCCAGCATAGATTAAAGTATCATTCTCTCCAAAATCAAACATTCCTGGACTTGTAGGTCCAAATATAACAAAAGTTTTGCATTTTACTCCCCTAGCTATATGAAAAGGTCCTGAGTCATTTGTTACCAAAAATTTAGACTTAGATAAAAGAAAACCACTCTCTTTTAAAGTTAAATTTCCAGCTAAAATAATACAATTATTTCCACTTATTTCATTTATTTTTTCACATCTAGGAATATCTCCCTTTCCACCAATAAGTAAACTTTTTACTCCATACTTTTCAAAGATAAGTTTAGCTAATTTTCCAAACCCTTCTGCTGTCCACTCTTTAGTATTCTTAGAAGCTTTAGGAGCCATTACAGGTAGATTTTCTAACCCTTCTATTTTTTTATCCTCTTCAAAAGAAAAATCTAAGTCTTCACCTTTATATTCTAAATTAAAATCCTTAAAAGCACCAAAGTAATTTTTTACAATTGTATCATCTACTTGGTATTTAATAACTCTTAATTTTACTAAAAGTGTTTTCCACCAAGCTCTCTTTTTATATGTATAAGTTTTAACACCTAATCTTTTAGCTATTATTTTGGATCTAAATTTAGCATGTAAATCAAAAACATAGTCATAATTATTCTCTCTTAATTTATCAGCAAATTTTAAAATATTTTTTAATCCATCATTTTCTTTTTTATTAAATAAAATAAGATTATCTATATAACTTAAACCAGATATAGCATCTTTAAACTGCTCTAATACTAAAAAGTCTATTTTAGCTTCTGGATATCTCTTTTTAAAAGCTTTTAATACTGGTGTAGTAAGAATTACATCTCCTATAGAACTCATTCTAATTACTAAAATTTTCACTTTCTTCTCCTATTTTTTTCCTCTTATCTTCTTTTTTAAATCTCCTAATCCTAAAAGATATTTTTTTAATAAAATAGCCCCTTTATAGTAAAAACTTTTCTTATCATAATCAAGAGAAATTCCACAACTTTCTTCTAAATATATAAATTCAAATATCTCTCCAAATTTTCCATACTTATTTTTCATCAATTTAGTATCTATCAAATATACTTTATCATTTCCTATTAAAAAGTTTGCAATATGTGAATCCCCATGTAAATATCCTTTCTTATGGATTTTTTTTAATTCATTAGAAATTATATCTATATCTTCAAGGCTTCCATCTTTTCCCTCTATATAAGAGTAAATAAGATATGAATCTAAACATATCAATCCTTTTCTTTTTTCTAAAGCAAAATATGGAGTAGCTCCATTAAATCCTGCATTTGTTATATTTTTTATATTTTGATACTCTCTTTTACTCTCACTTCCTCTAAATATACTAAGAAACCTTTGCCATTTTCTTTTATTTTTTTCAATTGGTTTCTTATACACATATTTTTCTCCATCTATTTCTATGAGAGCTACATAACTTCTTTGATCATTTTTAAGTACTTTCACTATATTATAACAGGTGTTTTTTATTTTGTCATATAATTTTATACTTTTTTCATCATCAAAGTATAAATACTCATCTTCAAATTTTAAACATCTCATATCTCTTCACTCTCTAAGCTCTTATTTATCTCTTCTAATATAGCTTCTGGCTTTATATCAAGCATACACTTAAAATGCTTTTTAGGGCAAGAGTTTCCTCCATGAATTGAACATGGACGACATTTTAAATTCTCTACTTCAAAAACTTTACTATTTTTAGACCATGGGAAAAAACCAAAACTCTTTACTGTTGGTCCAAAAATAGCTAATATTTTAACATTTTCAAAGGCTGAAGCAATATGGATTGGAGATGAATCATTTGTTAAAACTATATCTGCTCTTTTTATAACCTCTGCTAATTCTAAAAGAGTTGTTCTTCCTCTTAAATCAATAGATTTAGTTTTAAGAGGAATATTTAACAGTTGCTCCTCTTTTCCTCCTACTATAACTACAGTAGTATCATCTCTTTTCTCTAGCTCTTTTATTACTATATTAAAATATTCTAAAGGCCATTTTTTAGTAAACCATTTACTTCCTGGAGCTATAACTACCAATTTTTTCTTTCTATTTTTTAAAAGTTCATCTACTTTTATCTTTTCTAACTCTTTAGGAAAAAGCTCTATTTCATATCTTTTTCCTTCATTCTTAGGAACAAAGGAAAGCAATTTTTCAACTTCATGTTTATTTTTATCGTAATGAAATTTCTCATTATAAAGAAAAGATGCTGTTGCATTGTCATATCCTCTTCTTATTGGAGCCCCTGTTAAAAAAGTTAAAAATGTACTTCTTAAATATCTATGAGGAGTTATTACCAAATTATAGGATTCCATTTTCAATCTTTTAGCCATTGTCCAAAATCCTTTTAATCCTTTATGTTCTCCTCTTTTATCATATTCGATAATATGAGTTAGATATGGATTATTTCTTAAAATTGAAGCTCCTACTGGGGTTGTTAAATAAGCTATTTCAGCTTTTGGATATGTATCTCTCAATTTTTTTATAAGGGGAGTAGATAGAACAATATCCCCAATAAATGCTGTATGAATAATTAAAATTCTAATTTTTCTCACCCTCTTCTAAAAGAAAACTTTCCTCTATATAGTTTAGTAACTCCCCTTCCATAATCTTATTATATTTATCAAAATATGGATTTTTATAATCCTCTTTTGGATTATTTTCATCTGGAATTAAATATTTAACTTTATCATTTCCAAATACTCCCCATCTAGTAGTACTTTGAGTTGCTTTTGCTGGATATATTCCTACAATTCTTTTTTGAAGAGCTCCTGCAATATGAGTAGGTCCAGTAGAAGCACCTAAATAAACATCTCCTTTAGCTATTATAGCTGCTATATTTAATAGATCACCACCATTAGCATAGAGATAAACTTTATCTCTTCCAATGCTCTCTAACAGTCTTTCTCCTCTTTCTTCCTCTGAAATATGACAGATTATAATTACAGTTTTATCTGGATTATCATCTCTAAATCTTTGTAGTAGAGAAGCATACTCTTCATCTTTAATATTCTTTGCAGAACCTCCTATAAAAGGATTTACCACTAAAGTTTTTCCTGAAATTTTATATGTAGAAAAAAAAGTTTCTGCTGCTTTTTTATTCTCTTCTCCTAAATAAATTTGAGTATTTATTTCAAAAACCTCATTATATTTAGTTTCATTCATTTTTTTTATAAGATCTAAATTATATTCCGCTTCATTTTTTATAGACTTAGATCTTTTTTGCCAAACTCCTTTATTAAAAGTAAAAAATGAATATAGTTTAGATAGAGGTCCTATTTTAATTGGAGCTTTACTTGATTTAGCCAATTGTGAAACAAATTTATCATTGTATAGTGCTACAAAAATATCAGCATTAAAATATGAGATTTTTTCTAAGAGCTCATTGTGAGTGAAATCATCTATTTTTACTATTCTATCCACATAGGGTAAATTTTTTACTATTTCATAGTTATATTTTCTTACTAATACCACAAGCTCTGCTTGAGGATACATTTTTTTTACCATAAAAAAACTGGGAATTGAAAGAATTAAATCCCCTATTTTATCAGTTCTAGATACTATTATTCTTTTTATCTCCATATATCCTTCCTCTTATTTTTCAATATAACTTTTATTTTTATATATCTCATGTAACTTATAATATTTTACCATAGTATAAAGAGAACTTGTACAAGCTAGTAAAAATCCCTCTTTTCCATCTAAAAATCCCAATCTAATTAAATACATTCTTATAAATTTAAAAATAGGATTGATAACTATTTGAAATATATTACATTTTTTTCCTCTTTTATAATACTCTAAAGCTCCTTCAGTAGTATAACGATTAAACTTTGTAAAATAATCTCCTAAAGTTAGATAGCTATGATGATATATATCCTCTTTTAAAGTATAGATTTTCTCCTGAGTTTGAAAAGATTCATGTACCTTATTATCATTAAATCTTCCAGCACTTTTTTTAAAAAGTCTAATGTGGTAACTATTACTCCACCCTCCATGTTTTATCTTTTTTCCAAAGCATACTGAGGTAAAATTAATATTATACACACTTTTTTCATCATTTGAATTTTTTATCTCTTTTATTTTTTCTTGAAGTTGTGGTGATATCTCCTCATCAGCATCAATATTTAAAATCCACTCTCCACAAGCTTTATCAATAGCAGAGTTTCTTTGTCCTCCATACCCTTTCCAACTTTCAACAAAAAATTTAGCTCCATATTTTTTTGCTATCTCTTCTGTTCTATCTGTAGAACCACTATCTACTATAACTATCTCATCAGCAAAATCAGCTACAGATTTTAGTGTTCTATCTAAATTTTTTTCCTCATTCATTGTTATCATTGCAACTGATAATTTCATATTATTCTCCCCTTATGATAGCCAACCATAAATTTTTCCTAAAATATAATTTCTAGTTAAAAAAAGATTTATTTTAAATTTCTCTGGAGTGAATTTTCTTAACTCCACTCTTCTTATCATCTCATAGTTAGGAGTTCTTCCATTTGTTCCTTTTTTAGTTGTCACAAATCCCTTTATTCCCTCTTCTTTTAAAAGCTCTACAATCTTTTTATTTCTATGTCCCCAAGGCCAGCAAAAATACTCAACTCTATTTTTTAAATTTTCTTCTATTAATTTTTTATTTAATAAAAATTCCTCTTTTACTCTTAAATAAAATTCCTCTTCATTTTCATATTTAAAATATCTATTTTTCTCTCTATCTATAAACTCTTGAGCTAACTTTATTTTTTCTTTCTCAGCTTTATCTACTAACTCCCTATCATAAAAATCTTTAAAAACCTCAAAAAACTTTTTATCTATAATAATAGCTTTTGAAGCATATTCACCTCTTTTAGGAAATTTAGGATATCCTTTTTTTATCTCTCCATAAAGATACAAGTCTGTTATATCTCTTTCATCTCCTTGGAAAAAACCTTCTATCTTATCACTTACAAAAACAGCAGTATGTTTGTGAGAGTGTGCTTGAAAATCTACTAAACCACTTTCATACATCTCTTTTACCTCTTCCCAACTCATATACTGTTCTGTTCTTCCATCTCCTGTTTCTAAAAATCTTTTCATAGCTTGATAATTAGCTTCTCCATTTAAAAGTATCTCTGTTTTTTCTTCTCTTTTATCTTTAATATACATAGTATTTAAAAACACAGTAGCTTTCATATTGTATTTTTTCAGCAATGGAAAAACAACTAAATAATTATCATAATAGCCATCATCTAAGGTAATTAAAAATGAGTTATTTGGGATATTCCCATCCCCATACTCTTTTAAAGTAATGGTATTCATATTTTTTTCTTTTAATATTTTTAAATGCTCTTCAAAAAGCTCTGGTGTTACATTTGATAAACTATTTACTTGATGATATAGAAACATTGGAACACCTTTATTTCTAAAATATATTATTACTATAATTATAAAAATCAATATCCACATAACCTTATCTCCTTTATTCTCTTCTTAGAATATTATATCAAATCTAAGTAGAAAATACAAAAAAAGAAAAAAGATGAACCAACTGTTCATCTTTTTCCTTAAAAATATTTAGGGTTAGACTACAACATATGAATCTAAAAAGTGGGGTTTAAAAAAATTATTTGGAATATGGTGCCTAGAAATGGATTCGAACCATCGACCGTACGGGTATGAACCGTATGCTCTAGCCAACTGAGCTATCTAGGCATATCTTTAGTATCATTACACTATTATGATACACTACCTTATAAAAAATGTCAAGTTTTTTTTGTTATTTTTTTAAAAAAAGAACACGCTCAAAAACGTGTCCTTTTAAAAAACATTTTTCATTATTCAGCTGGTTCGAATTCGTCTTTTCCAACACTACATAATGGGCATACCCAATCCTCAGGTACATCTTCCCAAGCTGTTCCTGCTGCTACTCCATTATCTACATCTCCTACTGCTGGATCATACTCATATCCGCATACTTTACATACATATTTTTTCATACAATTCCTCCTCAAATTTTATATTAATTTCTAGTAATTATTTATTTGTCCATAGTCCATGAATATTACAATATTCTCTTGCTACAACCTCTTTTCCCTTTGGCACTTCAAAAAATACCTCTGGTTCAACTCCAGGTTTTAAATACTTCCTATATAAAAATTCACCATCTATTTCAAGTTCAATAAATTCGATATAGTGAGCATCTAACATAGGATGTTTTGCCTCTTTTCCAACTTTAACTAAATATCCATTTTCCTTTTCTTCCACATATGGAACATGCTTTTCAGTAGTAGCATCTTCAACTTTTGGAACTAAAGCTTCCATACCTTCAGGTAATGTAGGACAACATTCTTTAATATCTGATACCATTTGTAACAATGCTCCACATTTACACTTTATAAAACTATTTCTTTCCATAAAGTCCTCCTTTTTAAATAAGTTTGAGATACTTCTCTACTTATTATTCGCACACTCTTTACAAATTCCTTTAAAATAATAATGTTGCTCATTTATTTGGAAATCTTCTAAAGCCTTTTCACTTAGCACCTTCTTATCTATGTCTATATCAAAAATTTTACCACATTTTTCACATTTAAAATGCCCATGAACAGACATTAAACTATCATATCTAGTTTCATTTTCTTCAATCACAATCATATTAACTATTTTCTTTTCAATAAAAAGATTTAATGTATTGTAAACAGTAGTTTTAGATAGAGTAGGTATTTCTGGACACAGAGCTTTGTATATCATATCTACTGTAGGATGATTTCTTTTTTCAACTAGATATTGAAATATCTTTATTCTTTGATAAGATGGTTTTATTCCATTAGCCTTAAGATATTCACCTATATTTTCAATTTGAAATTCCATCCATGCACCTCCTATCTTATAAACTCAAATTTGTAATGATTCTATATTTATATGGTACACTATTTTATATTCATTGTCAAGTATTTTCAAATTAAATTATGACTTTTTTCATCAAGTATCTATCTATCCCTTTTCCATACTCATCTTTTTGAAATTCTTCAATAACATATCCTAAATTTTTATACAGTTTTATTGCAATTTCATTATTAGGGTCTACAGTTAAACTTATCCTTTTATAACCTAGATTTTTAAAGTATTCTTCACTTTTCTTCATTATCTCTTTTGCATGTCCATGATTCCTATATCTCTTTTTTGTAGATATTCCATAAAGAAAAACTTCCTTTTCATCTAAAACTTGCATATATTCCGCTATGCTGATTATCTCTTCAGCCTCTTCTAAAATAAATACCTTTCCATATCTTATTAGAGCTTTTAAAATCCAAAGATCTACATTTCCCTTTCCTTCAAAAGCTTCCTCTTCAAGTTCTACTATTCTGTTTAAAAATGGTAAGTCTACATTTTTTAATTCTTTAAACTCCATTTTATCCTCCTAATAATTTACTTGAGATAGATATAATCCATAAGGGGGGGCAACTTTTTTTAAATATTTTTTATTTGGATTTTTTAGCATCTCTTCAATATAATTTTCTGGCAACTCTTTAAAATATATATTTAAAGCAGTTCCTATAATTATTCTAATTTGAGACTTTAAAAAAGAGCTCCCTAAAAGATCTATAGCTATTCTTTTTTCTTCTAATTTTTCAATCTTTATATCATAAATCTCTCTTACAGAAGTTTTACTACCACAATCACTCAATCTAAAATTATTAAAATCATGTATTCCTATTAAAGGTTTTAATATTTCATAAAATCTTTTTATATCTATTTCTCTATTTATAAAAGTTTCATATCTTGATCTAAAAGGATTTCTCTCCCAAGAGATAATATATCTATAACCTCTATTTTTAGCATCAAAACGTGAATTAAATTTTTCTTCAACCTCTTCTACATCTAAAAGCTCTATATCTAAAGGTAATCCTCTATTTAAGATATATTTCAATCTTTCAATAGGAATTGTAGAATCAACATAAAAATTAGAAACTTGAATAAGAGCGTGAACCCCTCTATCTGTTCTTCCAGATGAGATCATATCAATCTCTTTTTTAAATACAACATTTAAAAGCTTTTCAATCTCTCCTTGAACAGTTCTTTTTTCTGGTTGTCTTTGAAATCCATAAAATAGACTTCCATCATATCTATATGTAAGTTTTATATTTCTCATCTTTTCCTCATCAGCTTTTAAGAATAAAATAAAAAAAGAGATTCATAGAATCTCTTACTAACTAATTGGTGCGAAGAGAGAGACTTGAACTCTCACGTCTGGGACACTAGATCCTAAGTCTAGCGCGTCTGCCAATTCCGCCATCCTCGCACTAATGGTGCGTCATACAGGATTTGAACCTGTGGCAACACGATTAAAAGTCGTGTGCTCTACCAACTGAGCTAATGACGCATCTTATTAAGTTTTAATGGGGTGATCGACGAGGCTCGAACTCGCGACAACCAGTGCCACAAACTGGCGCTCTACCAACTGAACTACGATCACCATTTGAATCTTTTTGTCTTTTATATAAGTGGCGTGTCTGAAGAGATTCGAACTCCTGACCCACGCCTTAGAAGGGCGTTGCTCTATCCAGCTGAGCTACAGACACATTAATTGGAGCGGGAAACGAGGGTCGAACTCGCGACATTCAGCTTGGAAGGCTGACGCTCTACCAACTGAGCTATTCCCGCAGATTTAATGGTCGGAATAGCAAGATTCGAACTTGCGGCCCCCTGCTCCCAAGGCAGATGCGCTACCGGACTGCGCTATATTCCGACGCCTTTCTCTCAAGACAAGAATGATTATATCATTTATACTAAAAAGTGTCAATACTTTTTTTTAATTTTTTTTAAATTTTTTTAAAAAATATTTCCCTCTATAAAAGAACCCTTGATTTTATTGAGTTTTTAAAAATATAAATAGATTTTTATTTCGCTATTTTTAGTTTTTGTTATATAATGTATATAAGAATAGTTTTGTCTATCTCAAAACAAAGGAGGTAATTAATTATGAAAAATACAAAAAAAATTATTTCAAGTTTACTTTTAGGTTTAACTCTTGTTGGATGTACATCTTCTCCATTTTTAGATGAAACTGGATCAGTAAATAAAAAAACATCTGGTACAGCTGGTGGAGCCGCTGCAGGAGCT
Above is a window of uncultured Fusobacterium sp. DNA encoding:
- the recA gene encoding recombinase RecA; the encoded protein is MAKAKENEINEKEKALEMAMKQIKKDFGEGSIMKLGSNQSMAVETISTGSINLDLALGQGGVPRGRIVEIYGAESSGKTTIALHIAAEAQKTGGIVAFIDAEHALDPVYAKALGVDVDELLISQPDYGEQALEIADMLVRSGAVDLVVVDSVAALVPKAEIDGEMSDQQMGLQARLMSKALRKLTATLNKSKTTMIFINQIRDKIGGFGFGPQTTTTGGKALKFYASVRMEVKRVGSVKQGDEAIGNETVVKITKNKVAPPFKEAAFQIMYGKGISRVGEILDMALEYDIVAKSGAWFSFGDIRLGQGKENVKARLESEPELLAAIEAEVMKVMKPHSAKEESENEEIPEEGVLNFEEV
- a CDS encoding glycosyltransferase family 9 protein, with amino-acid sequence MSSIGDVILTTPVLKAFKKRYPEAKIDFLVLEQFKDAISGLSYIDNLILFNKKENDGLKNILKFADKLRENNYDYVFDLHAKFRSKIIAKRLGVKTYTYKKRAWWKTLLVKLRVIKYQVDDTIVKNYFGAFKDFNLEYKGEDLDFSFEEDKKIEGLENLPVMAPKASKNTKEWTAEGFGKLAKLIFEKYGVKSLLIGGKGDIPRCEKINEISGNNCIILAGNLTLKESGFLLSKSKFLVTNDSGPFHIARGVKCKTFVIFGPTSPGMFDFGENDTLIYAGVECSPCSLHGDKVCPKKHFKCMKSIKAENILEIIDKKINWEE
- a CDS encoding lipopolysaccharide core heptose(II) kinase RfaY — its product is MRCLKFEDEYLYFDDEKSIKLYDKIKNTCYNIVKVLKNDQRSYVALIEIDGEKYVYKKPIEKNKRKWQRFLSIFRGSESKREYQNIKNITNAGFNGATPYFALEKRKGLICLDSYLIYSYIEGKDGSLEDIDIISNELKKIHKKGYLHGDSHIANFLIGNDKVYLIDTKLMKNKYGKFGEIFEFIYLEESCGISLDYDKKSFYYKGAILLKKYLLGLGDLKKKIRGKK
- a CDS encoding glycosyltransferase family 9 protein, giving the protein MRILIIHTAFIGDIVLSTPLIKKLRDTYPKAEIAYLTTPVGASILRNNPYLTHIIEYDKRGEHKGLKGFWTMAKRLKMESYNLVITPHRYLRSTFLTFLTGAPIRRGYDNATASFLYNEKFHYDKNKHEVEKLLSFVPKNEGKRYEIELFPKELEKIKVDELLKNRKKKLVVIAPGSKWFTKKWPLEYFNIVIKELEKRDDTTVVIVGGKEEQLLNIPLKTKSIDLRGRTTLLELAEVIKRADIVLTNDSSPIHIASAFENVKILAIFGPTVKSFGFFPWSKNSKVFEVENLKCRPCSIHGGNSCPKKHFKCMLDIKPEAILEEINKSLESEEI
- a CDS encoding glycosyltransferase family 9 protein; translated protein: MEIKRIIVSRTDKIGDLILSIPSFFMVKKMYPQAELVVLVRKYNYEIVKNLPYVDRIVKIDDFTHNELLEKISYFNADIFVALYNDKFVSQLAKSSKAPIKIGPLSKLYSFFTFNKGVWQKRSKSIKNEAEYNLDLIKKMNETKYNEVFEINTQIYLGEENKKAAETFFSTYKISGKTLVVNPFIGGSAKNIKDEEYASLLQRFRDDNPDKTVIIICHISEEERGERLLESIGRDKVYLYANGGDLLNIAAIIAKGDVYLGASTGPTHIAGALQKRIVGIYPAKATQSTTRWGVFGNDKVKYLIPDENNPKEDYKNPYFDKYNKIMEGELLNYIEESFLLEEGEKN
- a CDS encoding glycosyltransferase family 2 protein, whose translation is MKLSVAMITMNEEKNLDRTLKSVADFADEIVIVDSGSTDRTEEIAKKYGAKFFVESWKGYGGQRNSAIDKACGEWILNIDADEEISPQLQEKIKEIKNSNDEKSVYNINFTSVCFGKKIKHGGWSNSYHIRLFKKSAGRFNDNKVHESFQTQEKIYTLKEDIYHHSYLTLGDYFTKFNRYTTEGALEYYKRGKKCNIFQIVINPIFKFIRMYLIRLGFLDGKEGFLLACTSSLYTMVKYYKLHEIYKNKSYIEK
- a CDS encoding polysaccharide deacetylase family protein, producing the protein MWILIFIIIVIIYFRNKGVPMFLYHQVNSLSNVTPELFEEHLKILKEKNMNTITLKEYGDGNIPNNSFLITLDDGYYDNYLVVFPLLKKYNMKATVFLNTMYIKDKREEKTEILLNGEANYQAMKRFLETGDGRTEQYMSWEEVKEMYESGLVDFQAHSHKHTAVFVSDKIEGFFQGDERDITDLYLYGEIKKGYPKFPKRGEYASKAIIIDKKFFEVFKDFYDRELVDKAEKEKIKLAQEFIDREKNRYFKYENEEEFYLRVKEEFLLNKKLIEENLKNRVEYFCWPWGHRNKKIVELLKEEGIKGFVTTKKGTNGRTPNYEMIRRVELRKFTPEKFKINLFLTRNYILGKIYGWLS
- the rd gene encoding rubredoxin; this translates as MKKYVCKVCGYEYDPAVGDVDNGVAAGTAWEDVPEDWVCPLCSVGKDEFEPAE
- a CDS encoding desulfoferrodoxin family protein, with amino-acid sequence MERNSFIKCKCGALLQMVSDIKECCPTLPEGMEALVPKVEDATTEKHVPYVEEKENGYLVKVGKEAKHPMLDAHYIEFIELEIDGEFLYRKYLKPGVEPEVFFEVPKGKEVVAREYCNIHGLWTNK
- a CDS encoding Fur family transcriptional regulator gives rise to the protein MEFQIENIGEYLKANGIKPSYQRIKIFQYLVEKRNHPTVDMIYKALCPEIPTLSKTTVYNTLNLFIEKKIVNMIVIEENETRYDSLMSVHGHFKCEKCGKIFDIDIDKKVLSEKALEDFQINEQHYYFKGICKECANNK
- a CDS encoding GNAT family N-acetyltransferase, whose product is MEFKELKNVDLPFLNRIVELEEEAFEGKGNVDLWILKALIRYGKVFILEEAEEIISIAEYMQVLDEKEVFLYGISTKKRYRNHGHAKEIMKKSEEYFKNLGYKRISLTVDPNNEIAIKLYKNLGYVIEEFQKDEYGKGIDRYLMKKVII
- the truA gene encoding tRNA pseudouridine(38-40) synthase TruA, encoding MRNIKLTYRYDGSLFYGFQRQPEKRTVQGEIEKLLNVVFKKEIDMISSGRTDRGVHALIQVSNFYVDSTIPIERLKYILNRGLPLDIELLDVEEVEEKFNSRFDAKNRGYRYIISWERNPFRSRYETFINREIDIKRFYEILKPLIGIHDFNNFRLSDCGSKTSVREIYDIKIEKLEEKRIAIDLLGSSFLKSQIRIIIGTALNIYFKELPENYIEEMLKNPNKKYLKKVAPPYGLYLSQVNY